A window from Plasmodium gaboni strain SY75 chromosome 9, whole genome shotgun sequence encodes these proteins:
- a CDS encoding ATP-dependent DNA helicase Q1 has translation MNEDAIKNLNKCSIEKKKEEDLNSYNLLEYYKRKYSSIDIEKANLILKEQFLIPQFRDKQLECLNSIKRFEHVLNIMPTGGGKSLIYQIMPLIIDGISIVISPLISLIQDQIISLRNKKIVAETINSSLNKKENERILDILKSQNLGNLKVLYITPETATSDYFIDILYNLYINKKISLISIDEVHCISTWGSDFRKSYRNLNKLLDISPYVRTYCCTATATKFVEKDIIRNLNFNHINKDSDNNINNININNNNNNNDKYDDHNNNCKILNIVRTSFNRPNLKYIIVYSDLIKDDKKKSVCDIINEKRNKEKIGIIYCFKRNTCDEISKYLREKGIQALSYHAGLTNSTRKRIQQKWISGKTNILVATIAFGMGIDRKDVSFIIHYNLPKSIENYYQESGRCGRSGHISFCYLFYSKEDVEKLSYIIKTSFAHLDMHDKNIEKKYEKEIYNLECVHNLCMNEKCIRSQILSYFGEIYPNKDIQKNNSYDHTKDNLTDDEHFCCSFCYDTKGSRLKIQNVINLYENKKVNNISQFYSKGVTHGYNNKYTNNGKHKLYDDDTYHSPSAEELQEMSNTNNYNKYDDKKLDEGIYKLNNKKIKGYVPFQSASSIIPKQIRDKGIVEVMKELERREDELNEKTKNDEEQHKVNKMNLFKPNSMNVKRKHVFSSFKIPRKI, from the coding sequence atgaacgAGGATGctataaaaaatttgaatAAATGTTCTattgaaaagaaaaaagagGAAGACCTGAATTCTTATAATTTACTAGAATATtacaaaagaaaatattcATCCATAGATATTGAGAAAGCTAACTTAATATTGAAAGAACAATTTTTGATACCTCAATTTAGAGATAAACAATTAGAATGTTTAAATTCTATAAAAAGGTTTGAACatgtattaaatattatgcCGACAGGTGGTGGGAAATCATTaatttatcaaataatGCCTTTAATAATAGATGGTATAAGTATTGTAATAAGTCCtttaatatcattaatacaagatcaaataatatctttaagaaataaaaaaattgtagCAGAAACTATTAATAGttctttaaataaaaaagaaaatgaaagaatattagatattttaaaaagtCAAAACTTGGGAAATTTAAAggttttatatattacacCAGAAACAGCAACAAGTGATTAttttatagatatattatataatctttatataaataaaaaaatttctcTTATTTCAATTGACGAAGTACATTGTATAAGTACATGGGGTTCTGATTTTAGAAAATCATATAGAAATTTAAATAAGCTTCTTGATATTAGCCCTTATGTAAGAACATATTGTTGTACTGCCACAGCAACGAAATTTGTAGAAAAGGATATAATAAGAAACTTAAATTTTAATCACATAAATAAAGATTctgataataatataaataatattaatattaataataataataataataatgacaaatatgatgatcataataataattgtaaGATACTTAACATTGTTAGAACCTCATTCAACAGACCcaatttaaaatatattattgtttataGCGATTTAATTaaagatgataaaaaaaaaagtgtgtgcgatattataaatgaaaaacgaaataaagaaaaaattggtattatatattgttttaaaagaaatacaTGTGATGAAATTTCTAAATATTTAAGAGAAAAAGGTATACAAGCTTTAAGTTATCATGCTGGATTAACAAATAGCACAAGAAAAAGAATACAACAGAAATGGATATCTGGCAAGACAAATATTTTAGTAGCTACCATTGCATTCGGTATGGGTATTGATAGAAAAGATgtatcatttattatacattATAACTTACCAAAGAGTAtagaaaattattatcaagAATCTGGTAGATGTGGAAGAAGTGGACATATATCCTTTTgttatttgttttattcAAAAGAAGATGTAGAGAAATTgtcatatataattaaaacAAGTTTTGCTCATTTAGATATGcatgataaaaatatagaaaaaaaatatgaaaaagaaatttatAATCTAGAATGTGTTCACAATTTATGTATGAATGAAAAATGTATACGTTCTCAAATTTTGTCTTATTTTGGAGAAATATATCCAAATAAagatatacaaaaaaataatagttATGATCATACTAAAGATAATTTGACAGATGATGAACATTTCTGTTGCTCATTTTGTTATGACACTAAAGGTTCAAGGCTTAAAATTCAAAACGTAATCAACTTATATGAGaataaaaaagtaaataatatatcacAATTTTATAGTAAGGGTGTCACACATggatataataataaatatactaATAATGGAAAACATAAGTTATATGATGACGACACATATCATAGCCCCTCCGCAGAAGAATTACAGGAAATGAGCAACacaaataattataataaatatgatgataaaaaattagacgagggaatatataaattaaataataaaaaaattaaaggATATGTACCTTTTCAGAGTGCATCTTCTATTATTCCTAAACAAATTCGAGATAAAGGAATTGTGGAAGTAATGAAAGAATTAGAAAGAAGAGAAGATgaattaaatgaaaaaacaaaaaatgaTGAGGAACAACATAaagtaaataaaatgaatttatTCAAACCTAATTCTATGAATGTAAAGAGGAAGCAtgtattttcttcatttaaaaTTCCAAGGAAAATTTGA
- a CDS encoding hypothetical protein (conserved Plasmodium protein, unknown function): protein MENYVEGEKEALSTYKLSKLKVGENKIMQDISGGNKKKDIISKEKDGNENTKKKNKNTTSLFKRFKLFGKTKNAPKEEVSDLKKNDENNSIEVVNLLDISKDEEDKSINMNSDNNNNNNNNNNSDHNNNSDHNNNSDHNNNKSDHNNNSDHNNNSDHNNNSDHNNNSDHNNNSDHNNNSDHNNNSDHNNNSDYNNNSDHNNNNSDHNNNNSDHNNNSDHNNNSDHNNKSDNSNDNNNVDHKLLREFLKINNNTHVNNDDHNMNNSKMNKRKNSISVGNGSKINDKSVISINTDEGTTKVQAESNIISSKRTTRDSALINSDMLGKNVEKDINTKKESVKIDSDNMSIDNEKSIIPRINEKRNSLFKNMVKMPLKYAYKYSLTPRNSTANSEDKNHINDDNKNDDNKNHDNKLNENKNDDNKHNDNINNDNINNDNTENNNTINDNINNDNTINDNINNDNTINDNINNDNTINDNINNDDVEKGSNKKHSISLNNHERKKSLLVQPLNNNNENKIQNNDSKLILINDIHSNNQDIIQNKENVKRKISNVDNNINNINSTLTPKVGSNYSGKNSDTSKKYDNEEKSSNTLSENNSKVPKKGFNHLFKSKMKIEKKNPPVLIKTNNTDIKNKNIVMKKNNLVERANLIKKKQTDIIQDDIIHDNHFKKISNNETTQLLNVFVPFDLDPPTLYADTSETVSPLTPIEEIIDVIYSIFNRSTEDTITRLRESKNNTAECLNTLKITLDALEGNEKSVISQLNKNMAIEKECLGEVDEVIKSINDD, encoded by the exons ATGGAGAATTATGTAGAAGGAGAAAAGGAAGCTCTGAGCACCTATAAACTCAGCAAATTAAAAGTTGGTGAGAATAAAATTATGCAAGATATTTCAGgaggaaataaaaaaaaagatattattTCTAAAGAGAAAGATGGTAAtgaaaatacaaaaaaaaaaaacaaaaacaCTACTTCTCTTTTTAAGAGGTTTAAACTTTTTGgtaaaacaaaaaatgCACCAAAAGAAGAAGTGTCCgatttgaaaaaaaatgatgaaaataattcCATAGAAGTTGTTAACTTGTTAGATATATCAAAAGATGAAGAGGATAAAAGTATCAACATGAatagtgataataataataataataataataataataatagtgatcataataataatagtgatcataataacaatagtgatcataataataataagagtgatcataataataatagtgatcataataataatagtgatcataataacaatagtgatcataataataatagtgatcataataataatagtgatcataataataatagtgatcataataataatagtgatcataataataatagtgattataataataatagtgatcataataataataatagtgatcataataataacaatagtgatcataataacaatagtgatcataataacaatagtgatcataataataaaagtgataatagtaatgataataataatgtagATCATAAACTTCTCAGAGagtttttaaaaattaataataacacACACGTTAATAACGATGATcataatatgaacaatagtaaaatgaataaaagAAAGAATTCCATAAGTGTAGGAAATGGTagtaaaataaatgataaatcTGTTATATCTATCAATACAGATGAAGGAACAACAAAAGTTCAGGCAGAGagtaatattataagtTCCAAACGTACTACACGAGATAGTGCACTTATAAATTCAGATATGTTAGGTAAAAATGTTGAAAAGgatataaatacaaaaaaagaatCTGTTAAAATTGATTCAGATAATATGTCTATAGACAATGAAAAATCTATAATTCCAAGaattaatgaaaaaagaaactcattatttaaaaatatggtAAAGATGCCCTTGAAATATGCTTATAAGTATAGTTTAACACCTAGGAATAGTACTGCAAATAGTGAAGataaaaatcatataaatgatgacaataaaaatgatgacaataaaaatcatgataataaacttaatgaaaataaaaatgatgataataaacataatgacaatataaataatgataatataaataatgataatacagaaaataataatacaattaatgataatataaataatgataatacaattaatgataatataaataatgataatacaattaatgataatataaataatgataatacaattaatgataatataaataatgacGATGTAGAGAAAGGATCAAATAAGAAACACTCCATAAGCCTTAATAATcatgaaagaaaaaaaagcCTTCTGGTCCAAccattaaataataataatgaaaacaaaatacaaaataatgataGTAAATTAATACTTATTAATGATATACATAGTAATAACCAAGATataattcaaaataaagaaaatgttaaaagaaaaatttcaaatgtagataataatataaataatattaatagcACGCTTACTCCTAAGGTAGGTTCTAATTATAGCGGTAAAAATTCTGATACctcaaaaaaatatgacAATGAAGAAAAATCATCTAATACATTATCAGAGAATAATTCCAAGGTACCAAAAAAAGGCTTCAATCATTTATTCAAGAGTAAAATGAAAATAGAGAAAAAGAACCCTCCTGTTCTTATAAAAACGAATAATACagatattaaaaataaaaatattgttatgaaaaaaaataatttagTTGAACGAGctaatttaataaaaaaaaaacaaactGATATAATACAAGATGATATTATCCATGATAatcattttaaaaaaatatctaATAATGAAACAACACAATTGTTAAATGTTTTTGTTCCTTTTGATTTGGATCCTCCAACTTTGTATGCTGACACTTCTGAAACAGTCAg CCCCTTAACTCCAATAGAAGAAATAATCGACGTTATATACTCCATATTTAATAGGAGCACAGAAGACACAATTACACGTCTAAGAGAATCAAAGAATAACACTGCAGAG TGCCTTAATActttaaaaataacattAGATGCTTTGGAAGGGAACGAAAAGTCTGTGATCTCACAACTGAACAAGAACAT GGCTATCGAGAAAGAATGTTTAGGAGAAGTTGATGAAGTTATTAAATCAATAAATGACGACTAA
- a CDS encoding putative dihydrouridine synthase produces the protein MQKKLSSLYVIIYILLLILKLNHGNSKLNYNKRYTHGRVYNNIVHNLNHQYNKKRNKKEKENKYIHNNNIILPSSIIKGRNIYISNPNKQYTYCNNKNNYYYNKKNRKKRCYIKKKNYKNLYYYIYFFNTSTNRRFLPKKKKYIYNNRYKKILKCSNMSILSEKNIENVISPCEKKYKLEDIISNGINYDYRQINEKNTTPFIQVAPMINVTNRHFRAMVRIITKRAQLWTEMIVDNTLLYNLNNLEEHLGFDINEHPIVCQLGGCDVNSMSEAAILVEQAGYDEININVGCPSTKVANKGAFGASLMKNPEQVRNIVYEIKKKVQIPVTVKIRTGVDNYDSFEFLKTFIETVSSVGCNHFIVHARKAWLKGLDPKQNRKIPPLEYYKVYDLCKLYPHLKFTLNGGIQTIEEAIALLNGYMPENYNNYNDTSNYIQIHNYNINPLNGVMIGRACMENITVLSQTDKLVYNQDIPSTAYSRRTILEAYKKYLEKNSLFYNLSSSFELLKPVLGILKGMPGHRIFRNKLDTYIRNYTSTLPCSEILQKAIADVDHIAPGCLDLPLHDYQLQKEYIKNY, from the coding sequence ATGCAAAAAAAGCTTTCTTCTCTATATGTgattatatacattttgttattaatattaaaattaaatcaTGGTAATTCAAAATTAAATTACAATAAAAGATATACTCATGGAAGAgtatataacaatatagTACATAACCTAAATCatcaatataataaaaaaagaaacaaaaaggaaaaagaaaataaatatatacataataataatattatactACCGTCTAGTATTATTAAAggaagaaatatatatatatcaaacCCTAATAAGCAATATACttattgtaataataagaataattattattataataagaagaatagaaaaaaaaggtgctatattaaaaaaaaaaattataaaaatttatattattacatttatttttttaacaCAAGTACCAATCGAAGGTTCttaccaaaaaaaaaaaaatatatatataataatagatataaaaagatattaaaaTGTAGCAATATGTCAATATTAtcagaaaaaaatatagaaaatgttatatctccttgtgaaaaaaaatataaattagAAGACATCATATCAAACGGAATAAATTATGATTATAGacaaataaatgaaaaaaatacaacACCTTTTATTCAAGTAGCACCTATGATAAATGTAACGAATAGACATTTTCGAGCTATGGTTCGTATTATTACGAAGAGAGCACAATTGTGGACTGAAATGATTGTTGATAAtactttattatataatttaaataatttagaAGAACATCTAGGTTTTGATATTAATGAACATCCTATTGTTTGTCAACTAGGTGGTTGTGATGTGAATTCCATGTCAGAAGCTGCTATTTTAGTAGAACAAGCTGGTTatgatgaaataaatattaatgttGGATGTCCAAGTACTAAGGTTGCTAATAAAGGTGCTTTTGGTGCTTCTTTAATGAAAAATCCTGAACAAGTCAGAAATATTGTATATGAAATTAAGAAAAAGGTACAAATACCTGTAACTGTGAAAATTAGGACAGGAGTAGATAATTATGATTCttttgaatttttaaaaacatttatTGAAACAGTTTCTTCAGTTGGATGTAATCATTTTATTGTCCATGCAAGAAAAGCATGGTTAAAAGGATTAGATCCAAAACAAAATCGAAAAATACCACCATtagaatattataaagtATATGATTTATGTAAATTATATCCTCATTTGAAATTTACTTTAAATGGAGGTATTCAAACAATAGAAGAAGCAATAGCTTTATTAAATGGTTATATGCcagaaaattataataattataatgatacatcaaattatatacaaattcACAACTATAATATTAACCCTTTAAATGGTGTTATGATAGGAAGAGCATGTATGGAAAATATTACTGTATTATCACAAACAGATAAATTAGTTTATAATCAAGATATTCCATCTACAGCTTATAGTAGAAGAACAATATTAGAAGCATATAAAAAGtatttagaaaaaaattctttattttataatctTTCTAGTTcatttgaattattaaaacCTGTATTAGGTATATTAAAAGGAATGCCTGGTCATAGAATCTTTAGAAATAAACTTGATACatatataagaaattaTACATCTACATTACCATGTTCAGAAATATTACAAAAGGCTATAGCTGATGTTGATCATATTGCACCTGGATGTTTGGATCTTCCTTTACATGATTACCAACTACAAAAGGAATacattaaaaattattaa